A DNA window from Palaemon carinicauda isolate YSFRI2023 unplaced genomic scaffold, ASM3689809v2 scaffold1998, whole genome shotgun sequence contains the following coding sequences:
- the LOC137635925 gene encoding general transcription factor II-I repeat domain-containing protein 2-like — protein MLSVLCPEVISKVEAISLSRRTIVRRIDAIAMNIQDQVLTASVSFQWFSIALDESNDIQDTAQVLIYIRGIDENFEITEELLSMESLKDTVTGKDLYNSVINSLIRSRLSLDKLASITTDGAPSLI, from the coding sequence ATGCTGTCAGTGTTGTGTCCTGAAGTCATATCTAAAGTGGAAGCCATATCTCTGTCACGAAGAACTATTGTTCGTCGCATAGATGCAATTGCAATGAATATTCAAGATCAGGTGTTAACAGCTAGTGTTAGTTTTCAGTGGTTTTCTATTGCTTTAGATGAGAGTAATGACATTCAGGATACTGCCCAGGTACTCATTTATATCAGAGGAATTGACGAAAACTTCGAAATTACAGAGGAATTGTTATCTATGGAGTCTCTCAAAGACACTGTTACTGGAAAAGATTTATACAATAGTGTCATTAACAGTCTAATCAGGTCTAGATTAAGCCTGGATAAATTGGCAAGTATTACAACTGATGGTGCTCCTTCACTAATAG